Proteins co-encoded in one Streptomyces sp. NBC_01283 genomic window:
- a CDS encoding VOC family protein: MSRPPVPQPPIARLRALRSVELLTPSFTEAADFYQEVWGLETVEAERGTAAWLRGTGAEHHALQLTRADRVGLGRISFAVGTPAEVDEAAHRLLARGITPVAGPGPLDQVGGGYGLRFTDPEHRLIEISAEVHAVAPRGQDGAVPVGVTHAVLNTADIDASVAFYRDVLGLRVSDWSEHQMAFLRCNADHHCIAFNQAEWASLNHVAYEMSSVDHFMRGLGRLRHHGVDPQWGPGRHGPGNNTFSYFTDPSGLVCEYTSEVAQIVEDAWIAKVWRRVPELSDLWGTAGPPSKEIRCHMAGSPDPGPLSLVEAQEVQA; this comes from the coding sequence ATGTCCCGACCCCCCGTCCCCCAGCCCCCGATCGCCCGTCTCCGCGCCCTGCGCTCCGTCGAGCTCCTCACCCCCTCCTTCACCGAGGCGGCCGACTTCTACCAGGAGGTCTGGGGCCTGGAGACCGTTGAGGCCGAGCGCGGCACGGCCGCCTGGCTGCGCGGCACCGGCGCCGAGCACCACGCCCTCCAGCTCACCCGCGCCGACCGCGTCGGGCTCGGCAGGATCTCCTTCGCGGTGGGCACGCCCGCCGAGGTCGACGAGGCCGCCCACAGGCTGCTGGCCCGCGGCATCACACCGGTCGCCGGGCCCGGCCCCCTCGACCAGGTCGGCGGCGGCTACGGCCTGCGCTTCACCGACCCCGAGCACCGTCTGATCGAGATCAGCGCGGAGGTCCACGCGGTGGCGCCGCGCGGCCAGGACGGCGCCGTGCCGGTCGGCGTCACGCACGCGGTGCTCAACACCGCGGACATCGACGCGTCGGTCGCCTTCTACCGCGACGTCCTCGGCCTGCGCGTCTCCGACTGGTCCGAGCACCAGATGGCCTTCCTGCGCTGCAACGCCGACCACCACTGCATCGCCTTCAACCAGGCCGAGTGGGCCTCGCTCAACCACGTGGCGTACGAGATGAGTTCGGTCGACCACTTCATGCGGGGCCTCGGCCGGCTCAGGCACCACGGAGTCGATCCGCAGTGGGGGCCGGGACGGCACGGCCCCGGCAACAACACCTTCTCCTACTTCACCGACCCCTCCGGGCTCGTCTGCGAGTACACCTCCGAGGTCGCGCAGATCGTCGAGGACGCGTGGATCGCCAAGGTCTGGCGGCGGGTCCCCGAGCTGTCCGACCTGTGGGGGACGGCAGGGCCGCCGTCGAAGGAGATCCGCTGCCACATGGCGGGGTCGCCCGATCCCGGTCCGCTTTCCCTCGTTGAGGCCCAGGAGGTTCAGGCATGA
- a CDS encoding aldehyde dehydrogenase family protein — protein sequence MPRIPADEALIAGEWRRGAGAPADTVDPATGRVLATIHAVSPDEVAEAARGAAEAAADPRWRDLLPHRRALLLHRVAELIEASADDLAALQTADTGKALTETRALVASAAATFRYTAAALETAEEAITPPRGDYVTMSVYEPIGVVGAINPWNSPVASDAQKLAPALAGGNAVLLKPAEWTPLVSLALGRLISGALAEFGLPAGLLSVLTGRGSVVGDAIVRDPHVGKVTFTGGTSTGRTLAHAAAEKLMPVSLELGGKSPTVVLADADVEQALAGVMFGIFSSSGQSCIAGSRLFVARELYEEFVGELVRRTRKLRVGPGTSPDTQVAPLVHHRHRDSVASYVDLAREEGARVLCGGGVPEGAEYRDGAYYLPTVLDGLPNSSRTCQEEIFGPVLVALPFDDEDDLVRQANSSVYGLACGIWTRDHRAAWRIARRVDAGTVWINTYKQFSIATPFGGMKESGLGREKGRDGIRAHQRQKSLYWGVSDAPLPWAG from the coding sequence ATGCCCCGCATCCCAGCCGACGAAGCGCTCATCGCGGGCGAGTGGCGACGCGGCGCGGGCGCCCCGGCCGACACCGTCGACCCCGCGACGGGCCGCGTCCTCGCCACCATCCATGCCGTCTCACCCGACGAGGTTGCCGAAGCGGCCCGGGGAGCGGCCGAGGCCGCCGCCGACCCGCGCTGGCGCGACCTCCTGCCCCACCGGCGCGCCCTGCTCCTGCACCGCGTCGCCGAGCTGATCGAGGCGTCCGCGGACGACCTCGCGGCCCTGCAGACCGCCGACACCGGCAAGGCGCTCACCGAGACCCGCGCCCTGGTGGCCAGCGCGGCGGCCACCTTCCGCTACACGGCCGCCGCCCTGGAGACCGCCGAGGAGGCGATCACTCCGCCGCGCGGCGACTACGTGACGATGAGCGTGTACGAGCCGATCGGCGTCGTCGGCGCGATCAACCCCTGGAACTCCCCTGTCGCCAGCGACGCCCAGAAGCTCGCCCCCGCACTCGCGGGCGGCAACGCGGTCCTGCTCAAGCCCGCCGAGTGGACCCCGCTCGTCTCGCTGGCGCTCGGCCGCCTCATCAGCGGCGCCCTGGCGGAATTCGGGCTCCCGGCAGGCCTGCTGTCCGTCCTCACCGGGCGCGGCAGCGTCGTCGGGGACGCGATCGTCCGCGATCCGCACGTCGGCAAGGTCACCTTCACCGGCGGCACGAGCACGGGCCGGACGCTCGCCCACGCGGCAGCCGAGAAGCTGATGCCGGTCTCGCTCGAACTGGGCGGCAAGTCACCGACGGTCGTCCTCGCCGACGCCGACGTCGAACAGGCCCTGGCCGGCGTGATGTTCGGGATCTTCTCCTCCAGCGGACAGTCCTGCATCGCGGGGTCACGGCTCTTCGTCGCCCGCGAGCTGTACGAGGAGTTCGTCGGCGAACTGGTGCGGCGCACAAGGAAGTTGCGGGTCGGGCCCGGCACCTCCCCCGACACCCAGGTCGCACCCCTCGTCCACCACAGGCACCGGGACTCCGTCGCCTCGTACGTCGATCTCGCCCGCGAGGAAGGCGCGCGGGTGCTGTGCGGCGGGGGCGTGCCGGAGGGCGCGGAGTACCGGGACGGGGCGTACTACCTGCCCACCGTCCTGGACGGCCTGCCCAATTCCTCGCGAACCTGCCAGGAGGAGATCTTCGGGCCCGTCCTGGTCGCGCTGCCCTTCGACGACGAGGACGACCTCGTGCGGCAGGCCAACTCCAGTGTCTACGGCCTGGCCTGCGGCATCTGGACCCGTGACCACCGGGCCGCCTGGCGGATCGCGCGACGCGTCGACGCGGGCACGGTCTGGATCAACACCTACAAGCAGTTCAGCATCGCCACGCCCTTCGGCGGCATGAAGGAGAGCGGCCTCGGCCGCGAGAAGGGCCGCGACGGCATCCGCGCCCACCAGCGCCAGAAGTCCCTGTACTGGGGCGTCTCCGACGCGCCTCTCCCGTGGGCCGGCTGA
- a CDS encoding MFS transporter has product MTIDASPDPAVRAAIAARFERLPLCRWHVTVRLIVGAVTFFEAFDQLLIAYALPELRHEWDLSTSAATLLLTVGSIGMLIGALLSGRLADRIGRVKVIALCIALSSVANLALSLSTSPDAFMALRFVQGLAIGGEVPVAATFIAEITRSHQRGRFVLLYELVFPAGLTVGALVAAWVVPIMGWRWMYVLAAVPGLLCILVQRKVPESPRWLADHGKADEASEVMSGIEAEVERITGKPLPPVPEALPVAAPGGAASGLRGLFTGRYRRRTLVIGVLWFTGYFVNYGITSWLPTIYQNRYDLSLSDALLYSTVTSCAGLVGCLVAALTVDRAGRRKVITGCLGGAAVMLVALAAVGADTPVQVLVWTSLAAVFFFGSNICLYLYTPELFPTRMRALGSSMGGAMNRLGVILGPIVVGVVYAGGNVSTVFVMLGAVALVGAVVAGIGAEETAGRRLEEVSP; this is encoded by the coding sequence ATGACGATCGACGCTTCCCCGGACCCAGCGGTCCGGGCCGCCATAGCCGCCCGCTTCGAACGGCTCCCCCTGTGCCGCTGGCACGTCACCGTCCGGCTCATCGTGGGCGCGGTCACCTTCTTCGAGGCCTTCGACCAGCTCCTGATCGCCTACGCCCTGCCGGAACTGCGACACGAGTGGGACCTCAGCACCTCCGCCGCGACGCTGCTGCTCACCGTCGGCTCGATCGGCATGCTGATCGGTGCGCTGCTCTCCGGGCGCCTCGCGGACCGGATCGGCCGCGTGAAGGTCATCGCGCTGTGCATCGCGCTGTCCAGCGTCGCCAACCTGGCCCTCTCCCTGTCCACGTCGCCCGACGCCTTCATGGCCCTGCGGTTCGTCCAGGGCCTGGCGATCGGCGGCGAGGTGCCGGTGGCGGCGACGTTCATCGCCGAGATCACCCGCAGCCACCAGCGTGGCCGCTTCGTCCTGCTCTACGAGCTGGTGTTCCCGGCGGGGCTCACCGTGGGCGCGCTGGTCGCGGCCTGGGTGGTGCCGATCATGGGCTGGCGCTGGATGTACGTCCTCGCCGCGGTGCCCGGTCTGCTCTGCATCCTCGTACAGCGGAAGGTCCCCGAGTCGCCGCGGTGGCTCGCGGACCACGGCAAGGCCGACGAGGCGTCCGAGGTGATGTCCGGCATCGAGGCGGAGGTCGAGCGGATCACGGGGAAACCCTTGCCGCCCGTTCCCGAGGCGCTTCCCGTCGCGGCTCCCGGAGGGGCCGCATCCGGGCTGCGCGGCCTGTTCACCGGCCGCTATCGCCGCCGCACCCTCGTGATCGGCGTGCTCTGGTTCACCGGCTACTTCGTCAACTACGGCATCACGTCCTGGCTCCCGACGATCTACCAGAACCGCTACGACCTCTCCCTCTCCGACGCGCTCCTCTACTCGACGGTCACGTCCTGCGCGGGCCTCGTCGGCTGCCTCGTGGCCGCGCTCACGGTCGACCGGGCGGGACGGCGGAAGGTCATCACCGGCTGTCTGGGCGGCGCGGCGGTCATGCTGGTGGCGCTCGCCGCCGTCGGCGCCGACACGCCCGTGCAGGTCCTGGTGTGGACCTCGCTCGCGGCGGTCTTCTTCTTCGGCTCCAACATCTGCCTGTACCTGTACACGCCGGAGCTCTTCCCGACCCGGATGCGGGCGCTCGGCAGCAGCATGGGCGGGGCGATGAACCGCCTCGGCGTCATCCTCGGCCCGATCGTGGTGGGCGTCGTATACGCGGGCGGCAACGTCTCCACGGTGTTCGTGATGCTGGGGGCCGTCGCGCTGGTGGGAGCCGTGGTGGCGGGGATCGGCGCGGAGGAGACGGCGGGGCGCAGGCTGGAGGAGGTCTCGCCGTAG
- a CDS encoding ferredoxin reductase yields the protein MAGTFVPPTRFAVPGRIAVSNRAASEWQRATVVDVRRDNTAGTVSTFRLKVPGWQGHLPGQHLMLRLTAPDGYVAQRHYSIASPPEEGGEIELTLDHVPGGEVSGHLHTVARVGDVVEVRGPLSGFFAWPGDRPALLLGAGSGVVPLMSMLRHWRGAGCPVPLRLLVSARTREDLIYADEYGDETTVVLTRTQGRLSAEHLAPFLGPAQPEGGWEAYICGSNGFAEHASRLLVAGGQPVDRIRIERFG from the coding sequence GTGGCCGGGACCTTCGTGCCGCCGACGCGGTTCGCCGTGCCGGGGCGGATCGCGGTGAGCAATCGCGCGGCGTCCGAGTGGCAGCGGGCGACCGTGGTGGACGTCCGCCGGGACAACACCGCCGGAACGGTCTCGACCTTCCGCCTGAAGGTGCCCGGCTGGCAGGGGCACCTGCCGGGCCAGCATCTGATGCTGCGCCTGACGGCCCCGGACGGCTACGTGGCCCAGCGCCACTACTCGATCGCCTCTCCTCCCGAGGAGGGCGGCGAGATCGAGCTGACCCTGGACCACGTGCCGGGCGGCGAGGTGTCCGGGCATCTGCACACGGTCGCCCGCGTCGGCGACGTGGTCGAGGTGCGGGGTCCGCTCTCGGGGTTCTTCGCGTGGCCCGGCGACCGCCCGGCGCTGCTTCTCGGCGCGGGGTCCGGTGTGGTCCCGCTGATGTCGATGCTGCGGCACTGGCGGGGGGCCGGGTGTCCGGTGCCGCTGCGGCTTCTGGTCTCGGCGCGTACGCGTGAGGACCTGATCTACGCGGACGAGTACGGCGACGAGACCACCGTCGTCCTCACCCGGACGCAGGGCCGGCTGAGCGCCGAGCACCTGGCGCCGTTCCTGGGCCCCGCTCAGCCCGAGGGCGGCTGGGAGGCGTACATCTGCGGCTCGAACGGGTTTGCCGAGCACGCGTCGCGGCTGCTGGTGGCCGGGGGCCAGCCGGTCGACCGGATCCGCATCGAGCGGTTCGGGTAG
- a CDS encoding sulfite oxidase-like oxidoreductase codes for MEPTRGFTGRARAADRDPRLPPGQYDAADGWPVLSAEVTPSLTAADWTFRVDGLVTTPHTWTWDEAHTLPASEYRGDIHCVTSWSKFGVRFGGASLDAFLAAAGPRPEATHVVAYSHTGYTTNLPLSDVTGGKAWIVWEYGDGPLPPEHGGPARLIVPHLYFWKSAKWIAGLRLLDHEEPGFWEQNGYHHRGNPWREERYSGD; via the coding sequence ATCGAACCCACCCGCGGCTTCACCGGCCGCGCCCGCGCCGCCGACCGCGACCCGCGGCTGCCTCCCGGGCAGTACGACGCGGCCGACGGATGGCCCGTCCTCTCCGCCGAGGTGACGCCCTCGCTCACGGCCGCGGACTGGACGTTCCGCGTGGACGGGCTCGTCACGACCCCGCACACCTGGACGTGGGACGAGGCGCACACGCTGCCCGCTTCCGAGTACCGCGGCGACATCCACTGCGTGACCAGCTGGTCCAAGTTCGGGGTGCGCTTCGGCGGGGCGAGCCTGGACGCGTTCCTGGCCGCCGCCGGGCCGCGCCCGGAGGCCACGCACGTCGTCGCGTACTCGCACACCGGCTACACCACGAACCTCCCGCTCTCCGACGTGACGGGCGGCAAGGCGTGGATCGTCTGGGAGTACGGGGACGGCCCGCTGCCTCCCGAGCACGGCGGTCCGGCGCGTCTGATCGTCCCGCACCTCTACTTCTGGAAGAGCGCGAAGTGGATCGCGGGGCTGCGCCTCCTTGACCACGAGGAGCCCGGCTTCTGGGAGCAGAACGGCTATCACCACCGGGGAAATCCCTGGCGGGAGGAGCGTTACTCCGGTGACTGA
- a CDS encoding amidohydrolase, whose product MHPTDLPAQDRGGFIDLLVHGGDVLTVDAAGTVVRDGAVAVRDGRIVEVGPAERLRATYEAADELDARDCLILPGLINTHTHLAMTLFRGIADDVTLQGFLARVIPAEAQGLSPETVTAGIQGAIAESVRGGVTTALDMYWFHEAAEAVARDAGWRLLTGPTFMDVPGPPDGRPYADRLGWAAADLAARAPAPGTRPVVFAHSAYTLVPEQLAAISALAREHGALLHIHAAENAGEVKMVTEQHGMRPVELLDSLGVLGPDTLLAHAVDLTDAEIETIARTGTSVAHCPVSNLKLGCGIARVPDLLDAGVTVGLGTDGAVSSNTLDLLGAVKVAALVHKAGGDPTAVGAEQAVRMATIESARALGLGGQLGSLEPGKRADLIVLGLDRPHLTPRHDPWSMLAYAAASSDVRDTVVDGRVLMRDRTLETLDEQRALRALRDAAASAAPGSTSNASSTDTTSSTGTTSTSEVASNV is encoded by the coding sequence ATGCACCCCACTGACCTGCCGGCCCAGGACCGGGGCGGCTTCATAGATCTCCTGGTCCACGGCGGCGACGTCCTCACCGTCGACGCGGCGGGCACCGTCGTGCGGGACGGCGCCGTCGCCGTGCGCGACGGCCGGATCGTCGAGGTCGGCCCGGCCGAGCGGCTGCGCGCGACCTACGAAGCCGCCGACGAGCTGGACGCGCGTGACTGTCTCATCCTGCCGGGTCTGATCAACACGCACACCCACCTCGCGATGACGCTGTTCCGCGGCATCGCCGACGACGTCACGCTCCAGGGCTTCCTGGCCCGCGTGATCCCGGCCGAGGCTCAGGGACTCTCGCCGGAGACGGTGACGGCGGGCATCCAGGGCGCGATCGCCGAGTCCGTGCGCGGCGGGGTCACCACCGCGCTCGACATGTACTGGTTCCACGAGGCTGCCGAGGCCGTGGCCCGCGACGCCGGGTGGCGCCTGCTGACCGGCCCCACGTTCATGGACGTGCCGGGCCCGCCGGACGGCCGCCCCTACGCCGACCGGCTCGGCTGGGCGGCGGCGGACCTGGCCGCCCGCGCCCCGGCGCCGGGCACCCGCCCGGTGGTCTTCGCGCACTCCGCGTACACCCTCGTGCCCGAGCAGCTGGCGGCGATCAGCGCGCTGGCCCGCGAGCACGGCGCCCTGCTGCACATCCACGCCGCCGAGAACGCGGGCGAGGTGAAGATGGTCACCGAGCAGCACGGCATGCGTCCCGTGGAACTGCTCGACTCGCTCGGCGTGCTCGGCCCGGACACGCTGCTCGCGCACGCCGTCGACCTCACGGACGCGGAGATCGAGACGATCGCCCGCACCGGGACGTCCGTCGCGCACTGCCCGGTGTCGAACCTGAAGCTGGGCTGCGGCATCGCCCGCGTCCCCGACCTGCTCGACGCGGGCGTCACGGTAGGCCTCGGCACCGACGGCGCGGTGAGTTCCAACACCCTCGACCTCCTCGGCGCGGTGAAGGTCGCGGCGCTCGTGCACAAGGCGGGCGGCGACCCGACGGCGGTCGGCGCGGAGCAGGCCGTGCGCATGGCGACCATCGAGTCGGCCCGGGCTCTTGGCCTCGGCGGCCAGCTCGGCTCCCTGGAGCCCGGCAAGCGCGCCGACCTGATCGTCCTCGGCCTGGACCGGCCGCACCTCACCCCGCGGCACGACCCGTGGTCGATGCTGGCCTACGCCGCCGCGTCCAGTGACGTGCGGGACACGGTCGTCGACGGCCGGGTCCTGATGCGGGACCGTACGCTGGAGACACTGGACGAGCAGCGCGCGCTGCGAGCCCTGCGGGACGCGGCTGCCTCCGCGGCGCCCGGCTCCACCAGCAACGCAAGCAGCACAGACACCACCAGCAGCACAGGCACCACAAGCACCTCCGAAGTGGCAAGCAACGTATGA
- a CDS encoding nucleoside phosphorylase: MTTEARTPTDALPITRVPRTGLPAHAVVVGDPARATAVADLLQDAKEVSYHREYRTFTGTWQGTPVVVASHGVGAPGAILLFQELAEAGVTTILRLGTAGAIRPGIRDGDLVIADAAVRDDGVTQQLIPAEYPAFATPEAVIALQRAARAAEAPYHRGVVWTRAAFQPGFLPLPGEAYAAAGIAAIEMELSALLVFASTHGLTAGGALVVDGANADELVDEEATGGYNPHRDVVAEGVDRGARITLDALRLLSATEH, encoded by the coding sequence ATGACGACCGAAGCCCGTACGCCCACCGACGCGCTGCCCATCACCCGTGTCCCCCGCACCGGTCTGCCGGCCCACGCGGTCGTCGTCGGCGACCCGGCGCGCGCCACCGCCGTCGCGGACCTGCTCCAGGACGCGAAGGAGGTGTCGTACCACCGCGAATACCGCACCTTCACCGGCACCTGGCAGGGCACCCCGGTCGTCGTCGCCTCGCACGGCGTCGGCGCCCCCGGCGCGATCCTCCTCTTCCAGGAGCTCGCGGAGGCGGGCGTCACCACCATCCTGCGGCTGGGCACGGCGGGCGCGATCCGTCCCGGCATCCGTGACGGCGACCTGGTCATCGCGGACGCGGCGGTACGCGACGACGGCGTGACGCAGCAGCTGATCCCCGCCGAGTACCCGGCGTTCGCGACTCCGGAGGCGGTCATCGCGCTCCAGCGGGCGGCCCGCGCGGCCGAGGCGCCGTACCACCGTGGTGTGGTGTGGACGCGGGCCGCGTTCCAGCCGGGTTTCCTGCCGCTGCCCGGCGAGGCGTACGCGGCCGCCGGGATCGCGGCCATCGAGATGGAGCTCTCGGCGCTCCTCGTCTTCGCGTCCACGCACGGCCTCACGGCGGGCGGCGCGCTCGTCGTCGACGGCGCGAACGCCGACGAACTCGTCGACGAGGAGGCCACGGGCGGATACAACCCGCACCGCGACGTGGTGGCCGAAGGAGTCGACCGGGGCGCCCGGATAACCTTGGACGCTTTGCGCCTGCTGAGCGCGACGGAGCACTGA
- a CDS encoding ABC transporter permease, whose protein sequence is MSIDSALFHSALLALTPILLAALGGAVCERAGVFNIGLEGMMLIGCFSGVAGSWFTGSAWLGVVFAALASAAYSMVLAVGTISLRGDAVVLGVALNLLAVGLTGFLLRTVFGVQGTFSDPDLAGLDGIDIPFAGAVLSGHSALVYLSWAAVAVAGVFLARHPWGLRLRGVGEAPDAAATLGVSPAKYQYAAVLTSGVLCGLAGAQLALGNVTLFSENMTAGRGWIAVVAVMLGRALPLGVLLAGLLFGIAEAVGFRLQGLGMPQQATDAAPYVVTLAALFLSTARRRRRKQPLVGASS, encoded by the coding sequence ATGAGCATCGACTCCGCGCTGTTCCACTCGGCGCTCCTCGCCCTCACCCCGATCCTCCTCGCCGCACTCGGCGGCGCGGTCTGCGAGCGTGCGGGCGTCTTCAACATCGGCCTCGAAGGCATGATGCTGATCGGCTGCTTCAGCGGCGTCGCGGGCAGCTGGTTCACCGGGAGCGCCTGGCTCGGCGTGGTGTTCGCGGCCCTCGCCTCGGCGGCGTACTCGATGGTCCTGGCCGTCGGGACGATCAGTCTGCGCGGGGACGCCGTCGTCCTCGGCGTCGCGCTCAACCTCCTCGCGGTCGGTCTGACCGGGTTCCTGCTGCGTACGGTCTTCGGCGTGCAGGGCACCTTCTCCGATCCGGATCTCGCCGGTCTCGACGGCATCGACATCCCGTTCGCCGGGGCGGTCCTCTCCGGACACTCCGCGCTCGTGTACCTCTCGTGGGCGGCAGTCGCCGTGGCCGGGGTGTTCCTGGCCCGCCACCCGTGGGGTCTTCGGCTGCGGGGCGTCGGCGAGGCGCCCGACGCGGCGGCGACGCTGGGGGTCAGCCCCGCGAAGTACCAGTACGCGGCCGTGCTGACGTCGGGCGTCCTGTGCGGTCTCGCGGGCGCCCAACTCGCCCTCGGCAACGTCACGTTGTTCTCGGAGAACATGACGGCCGGGCGTGGTTGGATCGCGGTGGTGGCCGTGATGCTGGGCCGTGCCCTGCCGCTCGGCGTCCTGCTCGCCGGGCTGCTCTTCGGCATCGCGGAGGCAGTCGGCTTCCGCCTCCAGGGGCTCGGCATGCCGCAGCAGGCGACCGATGCCGCACCGTACGTGGTGACCCTGGCCGCCCTCTTCCTGTCCACGGCGCGCAGGCGCCGCCGCAAGCAGCCCCTGGTAGGAGCATCTTCATGA
- a CDS encoding ABC transporter permease, which yields MAADTPGTAGAIAVRVLRAPALHSVVAAVLVGALFLVGTGADPIGAYGSVVSGALGPDGIGSTLTTGTGIIGLAVALAIPMRAGLLNLGGDGQLVLGGIAAAATGLYSPLPAPLTVVAALLAGMAAGAAYAALAAVCQNRFGVPLLVSSLLLGYPAMSFASYLARFPLKEDGSSLPQTRRLPDGVELPAFGSSTVTVGLLLVAVAAAVFMFADARTATGYEIRMTGLNPRFAAYAGVDRPRLTLRLMALSGAVAGLVGAIGVLSFPYRFIDGSLTAAGHTWTGLTAALLAAAAPVGTVLAALFFAALEVGGLAMERTTEVPRELTQVLQAVVIVFLAARLNLTWRRAGKKSADAPEPTETKEVSVR from the coding sequence ATGGCCGCCGACACCCCCGGCACCGCCGGGGCCATCGCCGTGCGCGTGCTGCGCGCGCCCGCGCTGCACTCCGTCGTCGCCGCCGTCCTCGTCGGCGCGCTGTTCCTCGTCGGGACCGGCGCCGATCCGATCGGCGCGTACGGCTCCGTGGTCAGCGGCGCGCTCGGGCCCGACGGCATCGGGTCCACGCTCACCACCGGGACCGGCATCATCGGGCTCGCCGTCGCGCTCGCGATCCCCATGCGGGCGGGGCTCCTCAACCTCGGCGGGGACGGGCAGTTGGTGCTCGGCGGGATCGCCGCTGCCGCCACCGGGCTCTACTCCCCGCTGCCCGCGCCCCTCACCGTCGTCGCGGCGCTGCTCGCGGGGATGGCGGCAGGCGCGGCCTACGCGGCGCTCGCCGCCGTGTGCCAGAACCGGTTCGGGGTGCCGCTCCTCGTCAGCAGTCTGCTGCTCGGGTATCCGGCGATGTCCTTCGCCTCCTACCTCGCGCGCTTCCCGCTGAAGGAGGACGGGTCGAGCCTCCCGCAGACGCGGCGGCTGCCCGACGGGGTCGAGCTGCCCGCCTTCGGGTCGTCGACCGTCACGGTGGGGCTGCTCCTCGTGGCCGTCGCCGCCGCCGTCTTCATGTTCGCCGACGCCCGCACCGCCACCGGCTACGAGATCCGCATGACGGGGCTCAATCCGCGGTTCGCGGCGTACGCGGGGGTCGACAGGCCACGGCTCACGCTGCGGCTCATGGCACTCTCCGGCGCCGTCGCGGGTCTGGTCGGCGCGATCGGTGTCCTCAGCTTCCCGTACCGCTTCATCGACGGGTCGCTCACCGCGGCCGGGCACACCTGGACCGGCCTCACGGCCGCGCTCCTGGCCGCCGCCGCGCCGGTCGGGACCGTGCTCGCCGCCCTGTTCTTCGCGGCCCTCGAAGTGGGCGGGCTCGCCATGGAGCGCACCACCGAGGTGCCGCGCGAACTGACGCAGGTCCTCCAGGCCGTCGTCATCGTCTTCCTAGCGGCCCGGCTCAACCTGACGTGGCGGCGGGCCGGGAAGAAGAGCGCCGACGCGCCGGAGCCCACCGAAACGAAGGAAGTGAGCGTGCGATGA